In Bactrocera tryoni isolate S06 unplaced genomic scaffold, CSIRO_BtryS06_freeze2 ctg7180000343933_QRY, whole genome shotgun sequence, a single genomic region encodes these proteins:
- the LOC120779393 gene encoding piggyBac transposable element-derived protein 4-like has translation MREDDILAIINSSDSDVSDFSASDSEYIPDSENEVDESPSEDDEVTDIDNAIVLSSESSNLPVVWGEPSVLFRPRFSITEDVEPILLAQISRNATDFEVFKCIFPESLFIFIAQCTNERLSILKKQKSYNIAPTDASEIKILLGITLIMGYNQLPEISDYWSQNESMGNEYIKKAMSRTRFQTLMSKLYFNFPEKPEAASKLYYIEEVTNCLKYTFVKTRTDSLRQSIDESMAKFKGRSSLKQYLPMKPTKRGIKIWQRCDSKTGYTYDFNIYAGKEECSTLSGTLGERVVFKLCKTIRNPDTVLVFDRFFTSYNLMKTLPFACVGTCIQNRKNLPTISDHLKKGECKFCISETGIMVAKWQDSSEVIVMSNCHSPTMSAVFRKQKDGSRVVTNCPKALAFYNENMGGVDISDEKVKTYEQNRKSSKWWRKVFFKLLMTSINSSLRKEELGQKSKGHLQQKDPGQKEQKKCLTWEIICQ, from the exons ATGAGGGAAGACGACATTTTGGCGATTATCAATTCCAGCGACTCTGACGTAAGTGATTTTAGTGCTTCTGACTCAGAGTATATTCCGGATTCCGAGAACGAAGTAGACGAGTCTCCGAGCGAGGATGATGAAGTAACGGATATTGATAATGCAATAGTGTTATCCAGTGAAAGTTCCAATCTTCCAGTAGTATGGGGAGAACCATCAGTTTTATTTCGTCCTCGCTTTTCTATCACTGAAGACGTTGAGCCCATTCTGTTGGCTCAAATTTCAAGGAATGCAACTGATTTCGAAGtcttcaaatgcatttttccagaatcattatttatttttatcgcgCAGTGCACAAATGAACGATTGAGCattctaaaaaaacaaaaaagttataatattgCACCAACTGATGcatcagaaattaaaattttgttgggCATTACGCTTATAATGGGTTATAATCAACTTCCAGAGATTTCTGATTACTGGTCCCAAAATGAATCCATGGGAAATGAGTACATAAAAAAGGCGATGTCGCGAACTCGTTTTCAGACCTTAatgtcaaaattatattttaacttcCCTGAGAAACCTGAAGCAGCATCTAAGCTTTATTATATAGAAGAAGTTACCAATTGTTTGAAATATACGTTTGTCAAAACTCGTACCGATAGTTTGCGTCAAAGCATCGATGAGTCCATGGCAAAATTTAAAGGTCGATCTTCTCTAAAGCAATATCTTCCGATGAAACCGACTAAACGTGGCATAAAAATTTGGCAAAGGTGTGATTCTAAAACTGGTTATAcatatgattttaatatttatgcggGTAAAGAGGAATGCTCAACATTATCAGGAACTTTAGGGGAGAGAGTCGTTTTTAAATTGTGCAAAACTATTCGAAATCCAGATACTGTGTTGGTTTTTGACCGTTTTTTCACCTCATATAATCTGATGAAAACTTTGCCATTTGCTTGCGTAGGAACATGTATTCAAAATAGAAAGAACTTGCCAACCATTAGTGACCATTTGAAGAAAGGTGAATGTAAATTTTGCATTAGCGAAACCGGTATAATGGTAGCAAAATGGCAGGACTCAAGTGAAGTTATTGTTATGAGTAACTGTCATAGTCCTACAATGTCCGCAGTCTTCAGAAAGCAAAAAGATGGTTCAAGGGTTGTTACTAACTGTCCTAAAGCATTGGCTTTCTATAATGAGAACATGGGAGGAGTTGACATATCTGATGAAAAGGTTAAAACTTATGAACAGAACAGAAAATCAAGCAAATGGTGGCGTAAAGTATTTTTCAAGCTTCTCATGACATCTATT AACAGCTCATTGCGCAAGGAAGAGTTGGGACAAAAGTCAAAAGGACATCTACAACAAAAGGACCCAGGtcaaaaagagcaaaaaaaatgtttaacgtGGGAGATCATATGCCAGTAA